From the Rhinatrema bivittatum chromosome 7, aRhiBiv1.1, whole genome shotgun sequence genome, one window contains:
- the LOC115095334 gene encoding interferon alpha-inducible protein 27-like protein 2B yields the protein MSDRNVNKAGFTSSGISKGSTGSNMMSYEAKSHGGSVRSGGATSNLQQMGARGSTHSSGFTSSGISGGSKASTMMSSEAQSHGGGVPKGGTSSKIQSISMGGKGGKH from the exons ATGTCAGACAGAAACGTGAACAAAGCAGGTTTCACCTCCTCGGGCATCTCAAAGGGATCGACGGGGTCCAATATGATGTCCTATGAAGCCAAGAGCCACGGAGGAAGCGTGCGTTCTGGAGGAGCAACTTCTAACCTGCAGCAAATGG GTGCTAGAGGTTCTACCCACTCCTCTGGTTTTACCAGCTCTGGCATCTCCGGAGGGTCCAAAGCTTCAACAATGATGTCAAGCGAAGCCCAGTCACACGGGGGTGGGGTCCCCAAAGGAGGCACCTCATCTAAAATCCAGTCCATCT CGATGGGTGGAAAGGGAGGAAAACACTGA